The sequence CTGGCCGAATGGCTGGACTGTATGGAGATCTAGATAAGATACTCTTAAAATTGAAAATGATAAAGGACCTTCGAGAAATCGAAGGTCCTTTTTATAGATACATATAGATAGATAAAATTTTTCCGGAAACGACCTACATGAATCATATATATAAGTTTTTGTTTATATCGGTCCTACTTATATCTTCGACCTCTGCTTGTAAAAAGCAGGAACAAGGAGGAGATCCGAACTATGACAAAAAAATTGAAGAAGCTCGTGAATATTTAAAAGCACATATCAAAGATAGATATGAGATCTCCGAGACAAGCGATACGAGAGATCAAGCAATATTAAATTATCTGAATTCTGTGAGCAAGGGAGAACCAAATAAATTCTTATGCTCTAAAGAAGAATACATAGACGTTTTCCTGCCCAATACATTAGAAGAGGGAACTCTTACAACAAATATGCCTTTGGAACAAGCTTGGGAGATCACCAATCTCCGCAGAACTGTAGCTTTGGAAAAGTTGCAGAATGAATTGAAAGGTGCTCCAAAAGGTAAAATCCAAGTTCAAACTCTAACTTGGAGAGATGATGTCCGGATACTCAATTCCCTGAAAGGTCATCGAGTTGGGACTTTAATCATTAAAGTAGGAACAAAATCCATTTCATTGGAACAGATTCGCCTTGTGATCGAACATAAAGGCAAATTCAAACTCTGCGTTATCGGTGCTTAATTAATTAAAAGAAAAGAATCAGCTTATGAAACTTAAAAAAATACTAACACTTTTTCTGATCACTCTTGTTTCAGTTCCAACTTGGGGGCAAGGGGTAGGAAAAATCCGGGGTAAAATCGTAGATGGAGACAATGGAGAAGCCGTATTCGGTGCAACCATTGTGGTTCGTTCCATAAAAAAATTCGCTAAAACGGATTTTGACGGAGCTTATGACTTAGAACTTCCAATTGGAACTCACGAAGTTGAATTCCAAATGTTAGGATATTCTCCTCAAAAAAGATCGGTCAATGTTACGGCAGGAAAGCCTCAAGTCGTAAATATCACCTTCGGACTACAAACATTAGAAACTGTTGATGTTAAAGGACGAGCTTTGAACGATGCAGAAGCTGCCCTACTCGCTTTGCAGAAAAAATCTTCGGCGGTTTCGGACGGAATTTCAAAAGAAGCCATTAAAAAGAGCCCCGACTCTTCTGCAGGCGAAGTAGTTCGAAGAGTTACTGGTATCACTTTAGTCGGCGGTAAATTCGTATTCGTAAGAGGTTTAGGAGAACGTTATTCTAATACGGAATTGAATGATACTTTAGTGCCTTCTACAGAACCGGACAAAAGGGTTGTTGCTCTGGATATCTTTCCTTCTGGAGTTCTAAAGAACGTCAGAATTATCAAAACCTTCATACCAGAACTTCCTGCGGAATTCTCGGGGGGATTAGTAAAAATTGAAACCCAGGAATATCCGGAGGAGAAACAATTAAGTGTCTCTGTCGGAGCAGGTGGAAACTATAATACTACCGGGCATAAATTCTTGAACATGAATCAAGGAAATATGTTAGGAGGGGTCAATTCCAACCAAACTAATCCATTAGCAGACTCAGGAAATAAAGGTTTGGTATTCGAGCCTGGAAGTATATTCGGAGGAATTCCTCCAGAAGTAACTCAAACTGGTCCGGTTTTATTCAATCAGAAATGGACTCCTAACTCAGGCCCTGCACCTTTCGATAAGAATTTCTCCTTAAATTATGGAGATACATTTAAAATTGGCAGCACTTCAAGGCTAGGAATTTTAGTAGGAACTACTTATAATAGAAACTATAGATTCAGAGAAGAAAGTTCAAGGACCTACCAAGCAAGCCAGATTTCCGAACTTACCCCTGCAGGGACTAGGTTGATCCAACAACAAAAGCAGGACGCGGATCTTTATATCGAAGAAAGAAACTGGGGAAACAACCTGAACTTGGCTTATGAAATTACCAAAGGCCAACAGATTTTTATGAAAACACTATTCTCTCAACAAGGAGAAAGTGTTGTTAGGGACTCTGTCGGTCAGGATAATATCAACTCGGCTGATTTTAAATCTTTGACCACACAATACACTAGTAGTCGTGTTTTTCACAATACCTTTGGTGGAGACCATGCTTTAAATTGGTTCGGAGATAGAGCCCACAAATTCGATTGGAGAATAAATTTTGCTCAAGCTGTAAGAGAACAACCTGACCTGCAACAACAGGTTTGGCGAAAATCTTTTTCAGATCCGAATCCACTGAACTATACTCGTTTAGGAAACAACCCAGATGCTTCCAGGTTCTTTTCCGACTCTGTTGATAATAGCCGCACCGCTAAATTTAATTATGAAATTCCCTTCGACCAATGGAGTGGTTTAAAATCTACTTTCAAACTCGGAAGTTACACCCTAGATAGGGAAAAGAACTTTAGGTTTCATGAATATGGCCAAAAGACCAATTTCCCGATTCCTGCTTTGGAATATTATCCGGTTCCGGGTGAAATTTATTCAAATCCACTTCTCTTTCAACAGAACACATATACCTTCTCGGAAAGACAGGTAGAATCAAATGCTTACGACGCATTCCAAAGATTGCAAGCTTACTATTCGCAAGTTGAACTACCAATACTTCCTAAATTGAAAGTTCTATTCGGAGCTCGTTACGAAGATAGTTATCAAAAGGTAAGAACTTTCGTAACAAGAGATGTGAATAATCCGCTATTCACACTTGATTATGGATGTGGTGTTCGAAGCGAAGACGTACGTTTAGCTTTAGTAAAAAACAACGCCTGCGATCCGACAAATAACGGTATAGGTGAATTAAGAACGAAAGATACTTTACCTTCCTTCAATCTAAACTGGGAATTTAAAGATAACCAAATACTTAGAGTTGCAGCAACCCAGACGTTAACACGTCCAGATTTGCGTGAATTGTCTCCTTTCGGATTCACTCCGTACTTCGGAGCAAACCGTGTTTTCGGTAATTCAGATTTGAGAAGATCTTATATTCACAATTATGATGTTCGTTATGAATATTATTTAAGTTCATCTGATTATATAGGGATTGGGGCCTTCTTCAAACAGATATCCAGTCCGATCGAGATGATTGGACAACCTGTTGCAGGAAGTATCAGTCAACGATTTACCTATGTAAACGCGGAACAAGGAACAATCCGAGGTGTAGAACTCGACTTTAGAAAAGAAATAACCGACCGTATTCGTTTTGAAACGAATATGTTCTTTATTCAATCAAGAGTAGACGTGATTCCTTGGGAACAATATATCGCTGCGAAAATGGGGGTATTGGATCCATTATCAAAGGCGGCAGCCTATAACCCTACAAATCTATCTCGTCCATTACAAGGGCAATCCCCATTTGTATTTAACATCAAATTGGATTTCCATTTGGATGAAAAGAAGAGGCATAACTTAGGTTTTTACTATAACTACTTTGGAGATAGACTCTATTCAGTAGGAGCAAACGGGCTACCGGATGCTTACGAAAGAGCTGTTGGTTTAACTGACGTAGTTTTCACAACAAAACGGGGAGACCATCTCGAATTCAAAGTTTCTGCTCAGAATATTTTCGATACCCGTTATAGAGTGTATCAGAAAAACGAGCTGACTGGAGAGAAGGAGCTATTCCTTTCTTATAGGACCGGGGTGAGTTACTCTTTCCAAGCTACATATAAGCTGTAAATATAAAGCTTCTTTAATGAAAGCTCCTTATAACTATAAAAGTTATGGGGAGCTTTTTTATTCCCCACTATTACAATCCCGCATCAACCCTTCACTTTACACCATCCACTCCTCTACTTCGCCTCCCCAAACTAACCAACCCGTAACCACTTCGTAATAAATATGTAACTCAAATCACGTAAAAATGTCTCATTACTTCTTATGGAGCTTTCGAAAGCTATGCATAATCGATATACTAATCTCTCTCTACGCCAATGGATCGCCATTGCACTTGTAGGAGGATTTGTTCTAACTGCAACTTTACCTACTTTTTCTCAAGATGCTGCGCCTACCGACGCAAATAAAACCGAACAAACTACTGCGCCTGCAGAACAACCAGCTCCGGTTGAAAAAAGCGGAACCTGGGGATTTGTGGACCTATTCAATAAGGGTGGATGGACCATGTATCCATTGGCTCTTTCTTCTATAATCGCTCTTGCGATTATTTTCGAAAGGATCTACTTCCTTACTACTTCCAAACTTCTTCCTAAAGGATTTAATATCGATTTAGGGGAGAAGGTAGATGAAAAAGGTTTTGATGGAGCAAAAGAATTCATCGAAGCAAATCCTTCTTATAAAATTTCCGATATTTTGAAGAATGGAATCGATGTTTCAGCTGGGAACGCTGAAATTTTTGCGAAAGGAATCGAGAGAGAGGCTGCGGAAGTGATCGTGGTTCTTGAAAGAGGTCTCGTAATCTTAGCGGCTGTTTCGACTATCGCTCCGTTGATCGGGTTCTTGGGAACTGTTTCCGGTATGATTAATGCATTCGATGCGATCGCAAATGCGGATCAAGTGAACGCAAAAGTGGTAGCAGGTGGTATTAAGGAAGCACTTATCACAACTGCGGCGGGCTTGATCATCGCAATTCCTGCAATGACTTTCCACCAATATCTGACTTCCAGAATTGACGGATTTACTTCCGAAGTGGAAGAAGCTGCAAACAGAATTTATAAAGAATTCCTGAAACGTAACGCAAGAGCTTAAGCTTAGTTCTTCCATTTATTAGGATAAGAATATGATTCAGCTTAAGAAAAAAAGAGGTTTGGAAGAAATTTCAGCCTCTTCCATGTCCGATATAGCGTTTCTTCTTCTCGTATTCTTTATGGTGACCGCGGTGTTTTTCGTGAAAGAAGGTTTAAATATCCAACTTCCCCGCAAAAACTCCAATCCTACCTTAGTTTTACGCGAGAATATCTACGAGATATTGGTGGCTGGCGAAACGATCAAGATGAGGAATAAAGTCCTCGGCACTCGTGATTACAAGGATCTGGCAGAATTCAGAAAAGATCTGAACGATCTGGAGATCCCGAACCTCGAGGAAAAAGTCGCTCTGATCAAAACGACCGGCGAAACGAAGTACGGAAATATGTTAGATGCTCTTTCTGCTGTGCAGTTAAGAGGTTTTAAACAAGTCTCCGTAAAAAGATTAAAATAAGATATGGCACTTAAAAAGAAAAAAGCTCCACCTTCTATTCCGGTCAGCTCAATAGCGGATATCGCCTTTCTTCTTTTGGTATTCTTTATGGTGACTTCGGTCCTGGATACGGATCCCGATCTTCCCATCGCTCTTCCCGATGTCCCGGGTGGAGAACAACTAAATAAGAAAATTGCAAA is a genomic window of Leptospira neocaledonica containing:
- a CDS encoding MotA/TolQ/ExbB proton channel family protein — encoded protein: MHNRYTNLSLRQWIAIALVGGFVLTATLPTFSQDAAPTDANKTEQTTAPAEQPAPVEKSGTWGFVDLFNKGGWTMYPLALSSIIALAIIFERIYFLTTSKLLPKGFNIDLGEKVDEKGFDGAKEFIEANPSYKISDILKNGIDVSAGNAEIFAKGIEREAAEVIVVLERGLVILAAVSTIAPLIGFLGTVSGMINAFDAIANADQVNAKVVAGGIKEALITTAAGLIIAIPAMTFHQYLTSRIDGFTSEVEEAANRIYKEFLKRNARA
- a CDS encoding TonB-dependent receptor domain-containing protein, with the protein product MKLKKILTLFLITLVSVPTWGQGVGKIRGKIVDGDNGEAVFGATIVVRSIKKFAKTDFDGAYDLELPIGTHEVEFQMLGYSPQKRSVNVTAGKPQVVNITFGLQTLETVDVKGRALNDAEAALLALQKKSSAVSDGISKEAIKKSPDSSAGEVVRRVTGITLVGGKFVFVRGLGERYSNTELNDTLVPSTEPDKRVVALDIFPSGVLKNVRIIKTFIPELPAEFSGGLVKIETQEYPEEKQLSVSVGAGGNYNTTGHKFLNMNQGNMLGGVNSNQTNPLADSGNKGLVFEPGSIFGGIPPEVTQTGPVLFNQKWTPNSGPAPFDKNFSLNYGDTFKIGSTSRLGILVGTTYNRNYRFREESSRTYQASQISELTPAGTRLIQQQKQDADLYIEERNWGNNLNLAYEITKGQQIFMKTLFSQQGESVVRDSVGQDNINSADFKSLTTQYTSSRVFHNTFGGDHALNWFGDRAHKFDWRINFAQAVREQPDLQQQVWRKSFSDPNPLNYTRLGNNPDASRFFSDSVDNSRTAKFNYEIPFDQWSGLKSTFKLGSYTLDREKNFRFHEYGQKTNFPIPALEYYPVPGEIYSNPLLFQQNTYTFSERQVESNAYDAFQRLQAYYSQVELPILPKLKVLFGARYEDSYQKVRTFVTRDVNNPLFTLDYGCGVRSEDVRLALVKNNACDPTNNGIGELRTKDTLPSFNLNWEFKDNQILRVAATQTLTRPDLRELSPFGFTPYFGANRVFGNSDLRRSYIHNYDVRYEYYLSSSDYIGIGAFFKQISSPIEMIGQPVAGSISQRFTYVNAEQGTIRGVELDFRKEITDRIRFETNMFFIQSRVDVIPWEQYIAAKMGVLDPLSKAAAYNPTNLSRPLQGQSPFVFNIKLDFHLDEKKRHNLGFYYNYFGDRLYSVGANGLPDAYERAVGLTDVVFTTKRGDHLEFKVSAQNIFDTRYRVYQKNELTGEKELFLSYRTGVSYSFQATYKL
- a CDS encoding ExbD/TolR family protein → MIQLKKKRGLEEISASSMSDIAFLLLVFFMVTAVFFVKEGLNIQLPRKNSNPTLVLRENIYEILVAGETIKMRNKVLGTRDYKDLAEFRKDLNDLEIPNLEEKVALIKTTGETKYGNMLDALSAVQLRGFKQVSVKRLK